A section of the Dermacoccus nishinomiyaensis genome encodes:
- the glnA gene encoding type I glutamate--ammonia ligase: MNRQQEFVLRTIEERDIRFVRLWFTDVLGTLKSVAVAPAELEGAFAEGIGFDGSSIDGLARVYEADMLLRPDASTFQVLPWRGENPGTARMFADILLPDGTPSLADPRDVLRRSLTKAADLGFTFYTHPEIEFYLFEKDLDHGRPVPVDSAGFFDHVPHGTGHDFRRAAITMLENMGISVEFSHHEGGPGQNEIDLRYADALSMADNIQTFKAVIKEVALEQGIFASFMPKPMAGQPGSGMHTHLSLFEGDTNAFHEPGSPYQLSRTGRQFVAGLLHHAPEFTAITNQFVNSYKRIWGGSEAPAHICWGHNNRSAMIRIPMYKPDKGQSTRIEVRTLDAACNPYLAYAVMLGAGLKGIEQGMELPPEAEDDVWTLTERERRAMGIRPLPASLDEAIRTMEESDFVAEVLGEHVFDFVLRNKHNEWAAYRDQVTEFEIKQDLRRL; this comes from the coding sequence ATGAACCGTCAGCAAGAGTTCGTGCTCCGCACGATCGAGGAACGTGACATCCGATTCGTGCGTCTGTGGTTCACGGACGTGCTCGGAACCCTCAAGTCGGTCGCCGTGGCGCCGGCGGAACTCGAGGGGGCGTTCGCCGAGGGCATCGGCTTCGACGGTTCGTCGATCGACGGTCTCGCGCGGGTCTACGAGGCCGACATGCTGCTGCGCCCGGACGCCTCGACGTTCCAGGTGCTGCCGTGGCGCGGCGAGAACCCCGGCACTGCGCGCATGTTCGCCGACATCCTGCTGCCCGACGGCACCCCGAGCCTCGCCGACCCGCGTGACGTGCTGCGTCGCTCGCTGACGAAGGCCGCCGACCTGGGGTTCACCTTCTACACCCATCCCGAGATCGAGTTCTACCTGTTCGAGAAGGACCTTGACCACGGCCGTCCCGTGCCGGTCGACTCGGCCGGGTTCTTCGACCACGTGCCGCACGGCACGGGCCACGACTTCCGGCGCGCCGCCATCACGATGCTCGAGAACATGGGCATCTCCGTGGAGTTCAGTCACCACGAGGGCGGGCCGGGGCAGAACGAGATCGACCTGCGCTACGCCGACGCGTTGTCGATGGCCGACAACATCCAGACGTTCAAGGCCGTCATCAAGGAGGTCGCGCTCGAGCAGGGCATCTTCGCGAGCTTCATGCCGAAGCCGATGGCAGGCCAGCCCGGCAGCGGCATGCACACGCACCTGTCGCTGTTCGAGGGTGACACGAACGCGTTCCACGAGCCGGGTTCGCCGTATCAGCTCTCGCGCACGGGCCGCCAGTTCGTCGCCGGCCTGCTCCACCACGCGCCGGAGTTCACGGCGATCACGAACCAGTTCGTCAACAGCTACAAGCGCATCTGGGGCGGTTCCGAGGCGCCGGCGCACATCTGCTGGGGGCACAACAACCGCAGCGCGATGATCCGCATCCCCATGTACAAGCCCGACAAGGGCCAGAGCACGCGCATCGAGGTGCGCACCCTCGACGCAGCGTGCAACCCCTACCTCGCGTACGCCGTGATGCTGGGCGCAGGCCTCAAGGGCATCGAGCAGGGCATGGAGCTGCCGCCCGAGGCCGAGGACGACGTGTGGACGCTCACCGAGCGCGAGCGTCGCGCCATGGGCATCCGACCGTTGCCGGCTTCGCTCGACGAGGCGATCCGCACGATGGAGGAGAGCGATTTCGTCGCCGAGGTGCTCGGCGAGCACGTCTTCGACTTCGTGCTGCGCAACAAGCACAACGAGTGGGCCGCCTACCGCGACCAGGTGACCGAGTTCGAGATCAAGCAGGATCTGCGCCGGTTGTGA
- a CDS encoding immune inhibitor A domain-containing protein produces the protein MTHRRSNTPRMAAALVGTVTAFGLIAAPVASANNAPPAGEGQTRVGKSDDRPNPLAEKKADLRDAAVSALVTGKAATKKVNGKRVIEVKGKDKKGKTKPRYVQYDVNQKANILSFLVEFGDQTKPAAGGAPGPLHNKIAQPDRKMDGGATDNNSTIWKADFNRQHYFDMMFGSSESFKDFYSKQSNGRFDVEGDVSDWVKVPFNEARYGHNPVSGDGTSEAEGSWSFIADSATAWVNAQKAAGKSDAQIKAYLQSFDKWDRYDYDGDGNFDEPDGYIDHFQAIHAGEGEEAGGGAQGDDAIWSHRWYAYQNLAGKAGPSQNKLGGVPLGDTGLWIGDYTTEPENGGLGVFTHEFGHDLGLPDLYDTTNKAQNDVSYWSLMSAGSWLGDGKTDIGSRPGYMGPWEKLQLGWLDATKVSYGKSKKVQIGPSDRDSATLGQAALINLPDKTITTTYNKPKSGANEWWGGSADNLNSTLTRSIDLTGKKSASVTTAAWYDTEEGYDFFYGEVSTDGGATWAQVGKEVSGEKKNWSDLTYDLSAYAGKKVDFRFRYASDGGVHGAGPFLDDIRIVADGATLLSDDVEKGTNGWVAKGFTLSSGTTSEKKTHYYLAENRQYNGYDRYLKTGPYNFGYLKQQAERVEHFAFQPGVLMWYVDNEYANNNVSEHPGHGQVLPIDSHAQAMKWKDGALVSNKLQPWDAVFGSSSMPSLTLHRNGDATTFPKSKGVSTFDDTKATNYYDASNPTGSTLTAGSGVQVTVRGVSKDKAHLDVLFRR, from the coding sequence ATGACACATCGTCGTTCGAACACGCCGCGCATGGCCGCGGCTCTCGTCGGCACGGTGACGGCCTTCGGTCTCATCGCAGCCCCGGTCGCCTCCGCCAACAACGCCCCGCCCGCAGGCGAGGGCCAGACCCGCGTCGGCAAGTCCGACGACCGTCCGAACCCGCTCGCGGAGAAGAAGGCCGACCTGCGTGACGCCGCCGTCAGCGCTCTCGTCACGGGCAAGGCGGCCACGAAGAAGGTCAACGGCAAGCGCGTCATCGAGGTCAAGGGCAAGGACAAGAAGGGCAAGACGAAGCCGCGTTACGTCCAGTACGACGTCAACCAGAAGGCGAACATCCTGAGCTTCCTCGTCGAGTTCGGTGACCAGACGAAGCCCGCCGCCGGTGGCGCGCCCGGCCCGCTGCACAACAAGATCGCCCAGCCCGACCGCAAGATGGACGGCGGCGCGACCGACAACAACAGCACGATCTGGAAGGCCGACTTCAACCGTCAGCACTACTTCGACATGATGTTCGGCAGCTCGGAGTCGTTCAAGGACTTCTACTCCAAGCAGTCGAACGGCCGCTTCGACGTCGAGGGCGACGTGAGCGACTGGGTCAAGGTGCCCTTCAACGAGGCGCGCTACGGCCACAACCCCGTCTCGGGTGACGGCACGAGCGAGGCCGAGGGCTCCTGGTCCTTCATCGCCGACAGCGCCACGGCGTGGGTCAACGCGCAGAAGGCAGCGGGCAAGAGCGACGCCCAGATCAAGGCGTACCTGCAGAGCTTCGACAAGTGGGACCGTTACGACTACGACGGTGACGGCAACTTCGACGAGCCCGACGGCTACATCGACCACTTCCAGGCCATCCACGCCGGCGAGGGCGAAGAGGCCGGCGGTGGCGCCCAGGGTGATGACGCCATCTGGAGCCACCGCTGGTACGCGTACCAGAACCTCGCGGGCAAGGCCGGCCCGTCGCAGAACAAGCTCGGTGGTGTGCCGCTCGGCGACACGGGCCTGTGGATCGGTGACTACACGACCGAGCCGGAGAACGGTGGTCTCGGTGTCTTCACGCACGAGTTCGGTCACGACCTCGGCCTGCCGGACCTGTACGACACGACGAACAAGGCTCAGAACGACGTCTCGTACTGGTCGCTCATGAGCGCCGGTTCGTGGCTCGGCGACGGCAAGACCGACATCGGTTCGCGCCCTGGCTACATGGGTCCGTGGGAGAAGCTGCAGCTCGGCTGGCTCGACGCCACGAAGGTCAGCTACGGCAAGAGCAAGAAGGTCCAGATCGGCCCGAGCGACCGTGACTCGGCGACGCTCGGCCAGGCGGCCCTGATCAACCTGCCAGACAAGACGATCACCACGACGTACAACAAGCCCAAGTCGGGGGCCAACGAGTGGTGGGGCGGCAGCGCCGACAACCTCAACTCCACGTTGACGCGTTCGATCGACCTCACGGGCAAGAAGTCCGCGAGCGTGACGACGGCCGCCTGGTACGACACCGAGGAGGGCTACGACTTCTTCTACGGCGAGGTCAGCACCGACGGTGGCGCCACGTGGGCGCAGGTGGGCAAGGAGGTCTCCGGTGAGAAGAAGAACTGGAGCGACCTCACGTACGACCTGAGCGCTTACGCGGGCAAGAAGGTCGACTTCCGCTTCCGCTACGCGAGTGACGGCGGCGTCCACGGGGCGGGCCCGTTCCTCGACGACATCCGCATCGTCGCCGACGGCGCGACACTGCTGTCGGACGACGTCGAGAAGGGCACGAACGGCTGGGTCGCGAAGGGCTTCACCCTCTCATCGGGCACGACGAGCGAGAAGAAGACGCACTACTACCTCGCAGAGAACCGTCAGTACAACGGCTACGACCGCTACCTCAAGACGGGTCCGTACAACTTCGGTTATCTCAAGCAGCAGGCAGAGCGTGTCGAGCACTTCGCCTTCCAGCCCGGTGTTCTCATGTGGTACGTCGACAACGAGTACGCGAACAACAACGTCTCCGAGCACCCCGGCCACGGCCAGGTGTTGCCCATCGACTCGCACGCGCAGGCGATGAAGTGGAAGGACGGCGCGCTCGTGTCGAACAAGCTGCAGCCCTGGGACGCGGTGTTCGGCTCGTCCTCGATGCCGTCGCTGACGCTGCACCGCAACGGTGACGCCACGACGTTCCCGAAGAGCAAGGGCGTGTCGACGTTCGACGACACGAAGGCGACGAACTACTACGACGCCTCCAACCCGACGGGTTCGACGCTGACGGCAGGCAGCGGCGTCCAGGTCACCGTCAGGGGTGTGAGCAAGGACAAGGCGCACCTCGACGTGCTTTTCCGCCGCTGA